Proteins from a single region of Oncorhynchus gorbuscha isolate QuinsamMale2020 ecotype Even-year unplaced genomic scaffold, OgorEven_v1.0 Un_scaffold_2680, whole genome shotgun sequence:
- the LOC124026267 gene encoding LOW QUALITY PROTEIN: male-specific lethal 3 homolog (The sequence of the model RefSeq protein was modified relative to this genomic sequence to represent the inferred CDS: inserted 1 base in 1 codon; deleted 1 base in 1 codon): MNSRGMKFKFHKGEKVLCFEPDPTKAKVLYDAKVVDVVIGKDERGKRVPEYLIHFNGWNRSWDRLAAEDHVLRETDENRKLQRKLARKAVARMRRKGWGKRRXRLPGVESALKTLPEEKEESDDACLITSSDNSDEDDSEDPESLKSEESDSSEDLDKMQEEQEAHAKMESEDKTINIDIPEVLKKKLEDDCYYINKRKKLVKLPCQMNILNILESYVKHFAFNAAFSANERYRSHQSTAQTSLSPHYVPPEKNEELCKEMVDGLRITFDFTLPMILLYPNEHAQFKKVSSSKFFMPIRDNTASSSKTLRERTPSPSGHNPSTPQSTDSQPALSEASTTTANPTTTTTPKRRRCASTADPDAPQSLRRSTRHTSGGERMSGEGGSGSATTSPQPKRRLASLDTPAQLPKFFLNLEKKTPVHSGSSSPLPQTPSKEGSGVFSGLESRRNNELNEVLSWKLTPDNYPQSDQPPPPSYLYGSQHLLRLFVKLPEILGKMQIPEKNLRALVKHLELFLRFLAEFHEDFFPESAWVSSSEAHYCMKHPRAVY; encoded by the exons ATGAACTCCCGGGGAATGAAATTTAAATTCCACAAAGGAGAAAAAGTCCTATGTTTCGAACCTGACCCTACGAAAGCTAAAGTACTCTATGATGCAAAG GTCGTCGATGTTGTAATTGGCAAAGATGAACGTGGAAAGCGAGTCCCAGAATACCTGATTCACTTCAATGGTTGGAACAGAAG TTGGGATCGATTGGCAGCAGAGGACCATGTGCTCAGGGAAACTGACGAAAATCGCAAATTACAACGTAAACTGGCTCGTAAAGCTGTGGCTCGCAT GAGGAGAAAGGGATGGGGGAAGAGAC GTCGTCTACCCGGTGTTGAGTCAGCTCTGAAGACACTTCctgaagagaaggaagagagtgaTGACGCAT GTTTGATTACGTCTTCAGACAACAGTGACGAGGACGATTCCGAGGATCCTGAATCTTTGAAAAGTGAGGAGAGCGACTCTTCCGAAGATTTGGACAAAATG CAGGAAGAGCAGGAAGCTCACGCTAAGATGGAGAGTGAGGACAAGACCATCAACATAGACATCCCTGAGGTTCTCAAGAAGAAACTGGAGGATGACTGCTACTACATCAACAAGAGGAAGAAG TTGGTGAAGCTTCCGTGCCAGATGAACATATTGAACATCTTGGAATCATACGTGAAGCACTTTGCCTTCAACGCAGCCTTCTCTGCCAATGAGAGGTACAGAAGTCACCAGAGCACCGCCCAGACCAGCCTCAGTCCTCACTATGTTCCTCCAGAGAAGAA TGAGGAGCTTTGCAAGGAGATGGTGGACGGTCTGAGAATCACCTTCGACTTCACCCTTCCCATGATCCTCCTGTACCCCAACGAGCACGCTCAGTTCAAGAAAGTCAGCTCCTCAAAGTTCTTCATGCCTATCCGGGACAACACAGCCAGCTCCAGCAA GACCCTGCGTGAGCGCACCCCCAGCCCCTCTGGCCAcaacccctccaccccccagTCCACGGACAGTCAACCGGCCCTGAGCGAGGCCTCCACAACCACGgcaaaccccaccaccaccaccacgcccAAACGCCGGCGCTGTGCCTCCACGGCCGACCCTGACGCCCCCCAGTCCCTGCGGCGCTCCACACGTCACACCTCGGGGGGTGAGCGGATGTCGGGCGAGGGGGGCAGCGGCAGCGCTACGACCTCCCCCCAGCCCAAACGCCGCCTCGCCAGCCTCGACACGCCTGCCCAGCTGCCCAAGTTCTTCCTCAATCTGGAGAAGA AAACCCCTGTCCACAGTGGCTCGTCCTCTCCTTTGCCCCAGACGCCCAGTAAGGAGGGCAGTGGCGTCTTCTCCGGCCTGGAGAGCCGACGGAACAACGAGCTCAATGAGGTCCTGAGCTGGAAGCTGACCCCTGATAACTATCCCCAGAGTGACcagcctcccccaccctcctaccTGTACGGCTCACAGCACCTCCTACGCCTCTTCG TGAAGCTGCCAGAGATCCTAGGGAAGATGCAAATCCCAGAGAAGAacctaagggccctggtcaaacaccTGGAGCTCTTCCTCAG GTTTTTGGCTGAGTTCCACGAGGACTTTTTTCCGGAGTCGGCGTGG GTGTCGTCATCGGAGGCCCACTACTGCATGAAGCACCCGCGGGCCGTTTACTGA